Genomic window (Candidatus Thermoplasmatota archaeon):
GGGAACATGGGACGAAGGTCACCGAGCCTCCGGGACTCACGAGATAAGACTGTCGGAGAGAGGGCCTCTCTCTTTGGACCGCTTTTGGTGTCACGGTACTGCAGTATCGCAACATCAGACGACATCCCTCTGGCCTGAGGCTTGTGGCGAAAGGATTAAGACCTACTCAGATGTTGCACGGATTGGAGGGTTTTGACATTATGTCCAACACAGCACTAGTCGTGGTCGGGCTGATCCTCGTTGTTGGGGGGATTGCAGGCATATCAATCGGCCTTCCATACATGGACGCCTGCGGAAACCCCATAACATACGCATTCAATAGTAGTGAGTGCGACTTCTACTCTTTCTTGACCTACGGTGGTATTGGCTCAGGGATTGTAGGTTTCCTTATGATAGTCGCCGCTGTCTTTGGTGCTGGAAAGCCTAGACCTGTGGTTTTCGTTGGGACACCTCAGCCGCAACCACCACAATTCGCACAGCCCCCAGGCTACCCATGTCCAACATGCCAGAGACCCATGGCCTGGATTCCTCAGTATCAACGTTGGTTCTGCCAATACTGTCAGAAGTATGCCTAGTCCTCAGGCGGTGGCGGTGGTTCGTCCTCTGCTAGATCCTCAGCTTCTCGTTCCGCCCTGATGGTTTCCGAGAACGGGGGAAGAGAGAAGGGGGGGTAGGGGGGGTTAAGAGTTGGGGCGCGGAAAACAGAAGGCGTCGGTGCTAGATCGACAGCCTCTCGAAACTCATTCTATCGCGCCACGGTATTGCTCGCATACGCCGATAGACGGTGATATCGGAAACGCCGAGATATTCCGCTATCTGCCGGACTGAGAAACCTTCCTTCCGCATGAAACAGATGGTTTCCGTCTGCCTAATGATGACCTTTTCGCGCTTGTGGTAGGGAATACCGACCTTTTTTACCATTGGGCCGAGTGTTTCAGCCTTCGATTTTCCATCTTCATTGCTATCGTCTTGCGTCATAGGACCTACACCCATGCAATCCTTTTGCTACATTCGACCTAAATGCGTGCAACAAGCATCCTACACGCCTCTATCATTCATTATTGCACCCCTACCGTATTAAGTTAAGCACGATATTTTATATAGGACGCATGAGATAGTAATGTTGCAGAGCCATCTACATCACTCTTGGTTCTGGCCAGCGGGACAGTCCATTTACGCCGACAAGATCGGTTGTTCGGACTGTCCCGCGGGGAAACAACCACAACGGGACGGGTTCGGTTCTTGACCAAATCCCCCCGTCCCGTTCACCATCTCTTCCGACTTGTTGGGAATGGAACGATAGAAATCGTTCGTATCCGACAAAACTTTCTTATACAACCGCTGAGAAATAGAGTAGGCACATGGGATTTGGTCGATATGAGAACCATTCTAGAGCGTAAGGATTCAGCATGGGCTAAGCCATCCAGACAAGAGATAAGTAGGCAATACCCTGAGCTTGACCGCATACGCGAGCTTGAATGGGTCTTGGAAGTGCTTCGACACTTGAAGAACCCTGCTTGTTCGCGGGACGGTCGTTTGTGGCTGAACGGATATCTAGGCTGTCCCCAAGTCGGTTATGCCCGTGCCGAGCGCTTGTCGATCTACCGCGACCTAGCGGAATGGGACGACTTCGACCCTGCTATGACCGAGCGACAAGTAATCGAGCATGACCGAACCGCTTGGACGCGCCCAATACCGCGCCGTGTAGCCCCTAGCCCCCCACTCTTAACTGCGCGTCAGCTTGACGGCGTTATCAAGTGGTCAAGTCAATCAACGCTTGACCTAGCGTATGACTATCTCGGTATGGGGCTGAGCCTGATTCCTGTCAAGCACGGGGACAAGCGCCCCGCACTTCCGCGTTGGAGACAGTATCAGGGACGCCAGCCACACGCTAAAGAGATAGATGACTGGTTCGGGGACGACGGCAATCGGAATATCGGCGTCGTGTGTGGTAATGTCTCAGGGGGGCTGTTTGTCGTTGATTTCGACAGCGACGGGGCTTTCGAGCATTTCACCGACAAGCACCGCGACAGCTTGACAGTCCAAACGTCGCGTGGCGGTCATGTGTATTACCGCGCCGAGAATGGTCAAGCACCCGCGACAGCGCGCTATCCTGAGCTTGACGTTATCGGCGAGGGTTCGTATGTTGTCGCGCCCCACTCAATACATCGGTCGGGTGCTAGGTATGAGTTCGTTGGTGGTGCAGACGGAATAGCAACGGTGGACACTCAGGCCGTCGTTGATATGGTGGTGAACGCATGACTGAGCTAACGCCAGAACAACAATGGGACGCCCTCATACGAAAGGAAAAGGTCAAGCGTGCCATAGAGAGCCGTCGCCGTGTGAAATTCCGCAAACTCAGGGTTCTCCAAGACCGACGGCGCGCTAAGGTTCTCAGGTTCTAGTCTCGCGGTATTTTTCCCGCAAATAGTAGGTGTTGGATGCTCTCAGCCGTTTTGAAGAAGCCTATGCTACCAGTCAAATCCCTTATGAGTTCGTGTATCGCGTCCAGCTTTTCCACGTCTTTCTCGCCAACTTCGTAATATAAGTCCGACAGCACGCCGTCGTCCATGCGGGTCTTGGGCTTGCGGTTCGCCTCCTCTAGCCACGTATTCCTCATGCTGAATGTATGCGTGCTGTGTTCGACCATGCGAAGAAGAAAGCGGTTCGCTAGGTAGTCAATGGTATGGTGAACCGTCTCGATATAGCCTTTTGTTAGAGGCTGGTCTAGATGGTGTCTGAGGGCTTTCTCTATGCGGTATTTGGGTATGAGCACGTCTACTTCATACGTGCCCTCTAACGGCGTCTTAATGGGCTTAGCGTCCACATTCTCATGCTCTATCTTCTTCTTCTTCGATTTGGTTCCTTTCTTCTTCATGGACTACAATATCTCTTACTACATCTTATATCTTCATGTCGTTAGGTACGCTAAGGGTCATAAGATATTCTAGGCACGGGATTAGGGAACAACGATGGCGATGAACTCCTCCTGGATAGTGACGGGACTGACTTCGATTTCTTCGCCTACGGTCCAGGCAGCCTCGTCGACTATCCTCCCCTGGGTGTTCAATGGGATGGCAGGAACCTCACTTCGAGGACAGGGCAGTCCCTCTCGCTCTTTCCGAACGGGGAGGCTTCTGATGGACCGGAGGACTGGTTCTCTCTGCCTCCCACACCCGGCTTGTCGAACGGTATATACCAGACGGGGGAGGACGACGTGCTTCTCGACGAAGTCTATTATCACAACCTGAGGGACGACGAGTACGTCTGCATTCTTAATCGCGGCACTGGACATGTCAATCTCACGGGCTGGATCGTCACGGACAATGAGGGGGACGTCTCGTTCCCGGGGGACACTATCATCGGTTCGAACCAGAGACTATGCCTGACCCACAACTCGACCTCCTACTTCGAGGATGTGCTCAGGGAAGCGGACTTTACATATGCCCGCGGGGACGCGAATCGTATGCTGGCCTACGGAGGTCGTTTTGCCCTCAGGAACGACGGAGATGAGGTCGTGCTCCTGACGCAGTACGACAGGGAGGTGGACTCATTCACTTGGGGAGATTCCGAGGTAGTCGTGCTCGGATGGGATGGGGAGCGCGCGGGAGTCACGAGGAAGGGTGCCGTTGCGAGGAGACTGTCGGAGAACGGGACGCTTATGGACACCAACTCGTCGGATGACTGGCAGAGCCTGATGAGCTTCGGGATAGGCCAGTCGAGCTTCGAGCGGGAGTCGTTCACTGTCAGCGGTCCCGTGACCTCCTTCTATTCTCCGGGGGTGTCCCTGGAGGTTGTCAGGCAGCTCATGGGGAACGCGACGGACAGCATACTGCTGAACGCATATCAGTTCACCAGCACAGCCATTGGCGACGAGCTTGCCAAGGCGGCCTTGCGGGGCGTGGAGGTTATGATCCTCCTCGAAGGACAGCCTGTCAGCGGTATCACCAGCAAGGAGCGCGAATTGATCGGGGATCTTGCCTCTTTGGGTGTTGATGTGAGACTCCTCGTGGAGTTCCCTGAGGATGCGATATTCAAGAGATATGCCTTCAACCATGCGAAGTACGCTGTGATCGACAACAAGAGCCTGTTGCTCTCCTCGGAGAACTGGGGTCACAATGGCTACCCGGACGATGGAGAAGGGAACAGGGGATGGGGTG
Coding sequences:
- a CDS encoding helix-turn-helix domain-containing protein gives rise to the protein MTQDDSNEDGKSKAETLGPMVKKVGIPYHKREKVIIRQTETICFMRKEGFSVRQIAEYLGVSDITVYRRMRAIPWRDRMSFERLSI